A genomic region of Pelodiscus sinensis isolate JC-2024 chromosome 1, ASM4963464v1, whole genome shotgun sequence contains the following coding sequences:
- the LOC102461326 gene encoding olfactory receptor 51G2-like: protein MEQPCDPRPPDNTSFYQPSSFLLTGFPGLEANHHWISIPFCAFYLIALSGNCLILLIIKKTQSLHKPTYYFLSMLAVMDLGLALSTLPTTLGILWFNHRKIEFDACLAQMYFIHILSMMESSVLLAMAFDRYIAISNPLRYTSILTKPTIVKIGLAIVLRAVVSLFPIPFLLKRLTYGGRNELSHSFCFHPDIMKLACADIRVNILYGLIVILSTVGVDFVFIVLSYVLILKTVISLTTQEKCLKALNTCVSHICTVLIFFIPMIGLSIIHRFGNNVPAMVNIVVGYVYLIVPPVLNPIIYSVKSKQIRKAMLRTLGWKNNPM, encoded by the coding sequence ATGGAGCAGCCCTGTGATCCCAGGCCACCTGACAACACCTCCTTCTATCagccttcctccttcctcctgaCGGGCTTTCCGGGGCTGGAAGCCAACCACcactggatctccatccccttctgcgccTTCTATCTCATCGCCCTGTCAGGGAACTGCCTGATCCTGCTCATCATTAAGAAGACCCAAAGTCTTCATAAGCCGACGTATTACTTCCTTTCCATGCTGGCCGTCATGGACCTGGGCCTGGCTCTGTCAACCCTTCCTACCACGCTGGGCATCTTATGGTTTAATCACCGAAAAATCGAGTTTGATGCATGTCTCGCCCAGATGTATTTTATCCATATCCTGTCCATGATGGAATCCTCCGTGCTTCTGGCCATGGCCTTCGATCGTTACATTGCAATCTCCAACCCTCTGAGATATACGTCCATCTTGACCAAGCCGACCATTGTTAAAATAGGACTGGCCATTGTTTTGAGAGCTGTGGTCTCTCTTTTCCCAATACCCTTTCTGCTCAAGAGGTTAACCTACGGTGGGAGAAATGAGCTCTCCCACTCCTTTTGCTTTCACCCCGATATCATGAAGCTGGCATGTGCCGATATAAGGGTCAACATCCTGTACGGCTTAATTGTCATTCTGTCAACGGTGGGCGTGGATTTCGTGTTCATCGTGCTATCTTACGTTCTGATCCTTAAGACTGTGATCAGTCTCACCACCCAGGAAAAATGCCTCAAGGCATTGAACACATGTGTCTCCCATATCTGCACCGTCCTCATCTTCTTCATCCCAATGATTGGGCTGTCCATTATCCATCGCTTTGGTAACAACGTTCCTGCCATGGTTAACATTGTGGTGGGCTATGTCTACCTGATTGTGCCCCCTGTCTTAAACCCGATCATATACAGCGTCAAATCCAAACAGATCCGCAAAGCCATGCTAAGAACATTGGGGTGGAAAAACAATCCAATGTGA